A region from the Benincasa hispida cultivar B227 chromosome 10, ASM972705v1, whole genome shotgun sequence genome encodes:
- the LOC120088685 gene encoding cell division control protein 6 homolog B, whose translation MPAITRANHCKIESGTTLNDVMVARVTDGGAVMETTPKRKLRSSDAHRQQSPVSAPVNWKSPRWRLNSSPKSPPQSDGKTFNDGFSNLHSSPIRCLLKDLIVKPDWNPKDTEHIKTAKEALHVSTAPTTIMCREDEQSKILNFCKACVEQEKAGSLYVCGCPGTGKSLSMEKVKERLAAWVKESGLQLPDILSINCTSLANTSDIFIKMMGEAQPQKKRNGSLTPLQHLQRLYSQKAESSCMKMMLIIADELDYLITKDKAVLHDLFMLTTFPFSRCILIGIANAIDLADRFLPRLQALNCKPQLVTYRAYSKEQILKILQQRFIGLPFVVFQSQALELCARKVAAVSGDMRKALCVCRNAIELLEGELKASPKELNHDDASDASAPPELVKIQESQIVRLDHMAVALSKTFKSLAVETIKSLPQHQQIILCSVVKLVRGGKKDTTIGELNKSYIDICKSTLIPPVGSLELSNMCTVLNDQGLLKLGQSRDDKMRRVLLKVDEADVMFALQGIRFFRNCLQ comes from the exons ATGCCAGCCATCACTCGAGCAAATCACTGTAAGATCGAGAGTGGAACGACTTTGAACGATGTTATGGTTGCGAGAGTGACCGATGGAGGTGCTGTAATGGAAACTACTCCGAAGCGAAAACTGAGATCCAGTGATGCGCACAGGCAACAAAGCCCTGTCTCTGCGCCGGTGAATTGGAAATCGCCTCGCTGGCGCCTTAATTCGAGTCCTAAAAGCCCTCCACAG AGCGATGGGAAAACGTTTAATGATGGCTTTTCTAATTTACATAGTTCACCGATAAGATGCTTGTTAAAGGACCTTATTGTCAAACCAGATTGGAATCCTAAAG ACACTGAACATATAAAAACAGCAAAGGAAGCATTGCACGTATCGACAGCTCCAACTACAATCATGTGCCGTGAAGATGAACAAAGTAAAATCTTAAATTTCTGCAAGGCGTGTGTGGAGCAAGAAAAAGCTGGTAGTTTGTATGTTTGCGGGTGTCCAGGAACTGGCAAATCTTTGTCCATGGAAAAAGTCAAAGAGCGTTTGGCTGCTTGGGTGAAAGAG TCAGGTCTTCAGCTGCCAGACATTTTGTCCATAAACTGCACTTCGTTAGCCAATACATCCGATATTTTCATTAAG ATGATGGGTGAAGCCCAACcacaaaagaaaaggaatggCTCTTTAACACCCTTGCAACATCTTCAACGCCTGTACTCCCAGAAGGCAGAGTCATCTTGCATGAAGATGAT GTTGATAATAGCTGATGAATTGGATTATTTAATTACAAAAGATAAAGCAGTGCTACATGATCTGTTCATGCTCACAACTTTCCCATTTTCAAGATGTATTTTGATAG GAATTGCAAATGCTATTGACTTAGCAGATCGCTTTCTTCCGAGACTTCAGGCGTTGAATT GCAAACCTCAGCTTGTAACTTATAGGGCATATTCCAAGGAACAGATCCTCAAGATTCTTCAACAAAGGTTTATT GGGCTACCTTTCGTTGTCTTTCAGTCGCAAGCACTGGAGCTTTGTGCTAGA AAAGTTGCAGCCGTGTCTGGAGATATGAGAAAAGCTCTTTGTGTTTGCAG GAATGCCATCGAATTGTTAGAGGGGGAACTCAAAGCATCCCCTAAGGAGCTGAACCATGATGATGCAAGTGATGCTTCAGCACCACCTGAGCTTGTCAAGATACAAGAGTCTCAGATT GTGAGGTTGGACCATATGGCTGTTGCCTTATCCAAGACTTTTAAATCACTAGCAGTGGAAACCATAAAATCTCTTCCTCAGCATCAACAG ATCATCTTATGCTCTGTTGTGAAACTTGTTCGTGGAGGAAAGAAGGATACAACTATAGGAGAG CTAAACAAATCATACATAGACATATGTAAATCAACTCTAATCCCACCGGTGGGGAGTTTGGAACTTTCAAATATGTGCACAGTGCTAAACGACCAG GGGCTTCTCAAACTTGGGCAGTCTCGAGATGATAAAATGAGAAGAGTGTTGTTGAAAGTTGACGAAGCCGACGTCATGTTTGCATTACAG GGAATACGCTTCTTTCGAAATTGCCTACAGTAA
- the LOC120088671 gene encoding uncharacterized protein LOC120088671, producing MGVKVATTCLQWSQPIVHHSSCYSQTLASIVSSPSSTTRRNRDDGGGRCVYTLGRTGLFGIQLAKFQRSRSCCDYKPRIRTIRRACSANLEDGFSDEEFSKQIQDLALRFQISGENTSHFNAESSDSVSDSSVDREFNTVECSVQNQIQITPPQLVSTESPWPEFYQEPPEWTQETEIMPDDIERKANSVDLPLSLRILKRKMQWHDGIREARESAYCSVKKAFSSMVFMIRELHSYSLKLREILFYEDLQSILNRVEKEMHASFVWLFQQVFSHTPTLMVYVMILLANFTVYSMGNNSAIAASSSPSPSLTQTVEESVQIQNQKPQRFDSSAIKTFSVSGKTNSIGGNGGGGGKVRPIASGTDGDEFNRSNNYPTVMPDGTSQLSSIGTSAEEESSISGEIIREEELSLWNSILKEALQMQSEMRNEAIDEDAIRRFVSPVMANIESDNYTEYFRTELLYQTGLSQDPNNPLLLTNYAQFLCLVAHDYDRAEEYFKKAVAVKPADADAFNKYATFLWKVRKDLWAAEESFLEAISAESGNPFYAAKYANFLWSSGADETCLENF from the exons ATGGGAGTGAAAGTTGCTACGACGTGTTTACAATGGTCGCAGCCtattgttcatcattcttcttgttATTCGCAAACCCTAGCTTCCATAGTTTCATCTCCTTCGTCGACGACGCGGCGAAACCGTGACGATGGAGGGGGGCGGTGTGTTTATACGCTTGGTCGAACAGGTCTATTCGGAATCCAGCTCGCGAAGTTTCAAAGATCTCGCTCTTGCTGCGATTATAAGCCAAGAATTCGGACGATCAGAAGAGCGTGTAGTGCTAATCTGGAGGACGGTTTCTCAGATGAAGAATTCTCCAAGCAGATTCAGGATTTGGCGCTTAGGTTTCAAATTTCCGGAGAAAACACCAGCCATTTCAACGCCGAGAGTTCGGATTCCGTTTCCGATTCCAGTGTTGATCGTGAATTCAATACTGTTGAATGTTCTGTACAAAACCAGATCCAAATCACACCGCCTCAACTCGTTTCAACAGAATCTCCATGGCCAGAATTCTACCAAGAACCTCCGGAATGGACACAAGAAACCGAGATAATGCCAGACGATATCGAGCGGAAAGCAAATAGTGTTGACCTTCCGTTATCTCTTCGAATTTTGAAGAGGAAAATGCAATGGCACGACGGAATCAGAGAAGCAAGAGAATCCGCTTATTGTTCAGTTAAGAAGGCATTCTCCTCCATGGTTTTCATGATTAGAGAGCTTCATAGCTATTCCTTAAAATTGAGAGAGATTCTCTTTTACGAAGATTTACAAAGCATTCTGAATCGAGTTGAAAAGGAAATGCACGCTTCGTTTGTATGGTTATTCCAGCaagttttctcacacactccaACTCTTATGGTGTATGTGATGATTCTCTTAGCGAATTTCACAGTGTATTCCATGGGAAACAACTCCGCCATTGCTGCTTCTTCCTCGCCTTCTCCTTCTCTAACTCAGACGGTTGAGGAATCAGTTCAAATCCAGAACCAAAAGCCACAGAGATTCGATTCTTCTGCAATCAAGACGTTTTCAGTGTCTGGGAAAACAAATTCCATCGGCGGTAATGGAGGCGGCGGCGGAAAGGTCCGACCGATTGCCAGTGGAACAGACGGCGATGAATTCAATCGTTCAAACAATTATCCCACCGTCATGCCAGACGGGACTTCACAATTATCCTCAATTGGAACTTCAGCAGAAGAAGAATCGTCGATATCAGGGGAAATCATCAGAGAAGAAGAGCTTTCTCTGTGGAATTCAATTCTCAAAGAAGCTTTGCAAATGCAATCGGAAATGAGAAACGAAGCAATCGATGAAGACGCGATAAGGAGATTCGTTTCGCCGGTGATGGCAAATATTGAATCGGATAACTACACGGAGTATTTCAGAACAGAGCTTCTTTACCAAACGGGATTATCCCAAGACCCTAATAATCCACTTCTCCTCACCAATTACGCTCAATTTCTCTGCCTCGTGGCCCATGATTACGACAG AGCGGAGGAATACTTCAAGAAGGCAGTGGCAGTGAAACCGGCGGATGCAGATGCGTTTAACAAATACGCGACTTTCTTGTGGAAAGTCAGAAAGGATTTGTGGGCAGCCGAGGAGTCATTTCTGGAAGCCATTTCTGCGGAGTCTGGTAACCCATTTTACGCTGCTAAATATGCCAATTTTCTCTGGAGCAGTGGTGCTGACGAAACGTgtttagaaaatttttaa
- the LOC120089495 gene encoding uncharacterized protein LOC120089495 — MAPSPRSLCNKFFALLLLIVHVGCFLITTADHRRRRHNHHRPTPSCLKPHKIKSLTSSFSFLKRIFSSKTCKMAIETARPPSTPARSSQHSIVTLVQPEIPPPPPPAETHPPTETPHDSDITTTETNQFFPLRNDIFPCTACGEIFPKSILLEQHQSIKHAVSELADSDSGKNIVRIIFETGWTSREKSPKILRILKIHNSQKILSRFEEYRESVKAKAARHGGIKRRDERCIADGNELLRFHCSTFLCDLGQNGNSSLCGQQFCSICGIVKSGFSHKLDGISTLSSSWRAHVAIPEDIEEEFKFLNVKRAILVCRVVAGRVGSDADEPEKDGGGFDSVVGRSGSGAQATLDEEELLVFNPRAVLPCFAIVYEI, encoded by the coding sequence ATGGCGCCATCTCCCCGATCTCTCTGCAACAAATTCTTCGCTCTTTTACTTCTCATTGTTCACGTCGGCTGCTTCCTTATCACCACCGCCGACCACCGCCGCCGCCGCCACAACCACCACCGCCCTACTCCCTCCTGTTTGAAGCCACACAAAATCAAATCCCTAACTTCCTCATTTTCATTTCTCAAACGAATCTTCTCTTCAAAAACCTGCAAAATGGCAATCGAAACCGCCCGCCCGCCTTCCACTCCGGCTAGATCATCGCAGCATTCAATCGTTACACTCGTCCAACCGGAGAttccgccgccgccgccgccggcGGAGACTCATCCTCCTACCGAAACGCCGCATGATTCAGACATCACTACAACAGAGACGAATCAATTTTTCCCTCTTCGTAACGATATCTTCCCTTGTACTGCTTGCGGTGAGATTTTCCCCAAATCGATACTCCTCGAACAGCATCAATCGATTAAACACGCTGTATCGGAGCTTGCTGATTCGGATTCTGGTAAGAATATTGTTCGGATTATTTTCGAAACTGGATGGACGAGTAGAGAAAAAAGCCCTAAAATCCTTCGAATCTTGAAAATCCACAATAGTCAGAAGATTCTCTCCAGATTTGAAGAATATAGAGAATCCGTGAAGGCGAAAGCGGCTAGACACGGCGGCATAAAGCGGCGGGATGAGCGATGCATTGCCGACGGGAACGAGCTTCTGAGATTTCACTGTTCGACGTTTTTGTGCGATttggggcaaaatggtaattccAGCCTTTGCGGGCAGCAATTTTGTAGTATTTGTGGGATAGTTAAATCGGGATTCTCACACAAGTTGGATGGAATTTCTACGCTATCGAGTAGCTGGAGGGCACACGTGGCAATCCCTGAGGACATCGAGGAAGAGTTCAAGTTTCTGAATGTGAAGCGGGCGATTTTGGTTTGCCGGGTTGTGGCGGGTCGGGTCGGGTCCGACGCCGATGAGCCGGAAAAAGACGGCGGAGGCTTTGACTCCGTCGTTGGACGGAGTGGCAGTGGGGCCCAGGCCACGTTGGATGAAGAAGAGCTGTTGGTTTTTAATCCGAGGGCTGTACTCCCCTGCTTCGCGATTGTATATGAAATCTGA